The stretch of DNA TGAACTCTGAAAGAGGCAATCTGACTCTTCACCACCGGACAGCAACcttattgtttctgctctctatcctaatgcagaactgagcgcaatgagggtaaatccagatctggactcctttcccaccatcagcagaagaaccgaagaaGAAGTGCCTGAACAACAACCAGAAGccggggtggaagctctgataccacagcagctggaggacacagaccacagcatggatgcCTCACCGattcccacaacgtctgcagccatcacgttctgggcagattcaccagctactacaaggtTGTTTATTGTAAGACTCTATTTACTTGGATCGTGTACAGAGGACAAGGCATTAACAAAACATTGACACTGCCTCCACTACAAACAGCtcccgtaactaagagcaaccggGGCGGCATTTGGAAGTCGGTCGCTAGTTAACGTGGACGCGACATGATACAAAACACCGGTTCCTCAcgggcagcctcgtcctcctccatacgAAGTAACTCGCTTAACTCTGGCCCATACAACtaaccatgaatatcagactgtgcgtgctgaagtGCTTGCTGTCTGAACCAGCAGGACCTCCAGCAATTGAATATTAGTGCCCTAAgcgtatgcgaggaaaaacaatagTGGACAGAGCAGCATTggtccagcaggctggctccgccccctctaaGGCGGACCaatgctggggcaggtacagaggaaaccaggaagcaccagttgtagtctgtgagctcAAGGCAAAAAGTCTTGAGCTGTATCAGAAGACTTTTGCAGTGGAATAactgataatttctctgcataaataatatggaggaatctgaatGTCCCTTCATTTTTACATACTACCCGAGATCGTTTTGGGCAGCCCCCATTCaaaatctgtgttttcctttaaacaTTGATTGAAAGGTGAAatgtttgaaagaataaagaataataataagaaagaCAAGACAGAGTAGTGTCACTGCAtgtcaataataatattttaagacCTTGCATCAGACAAAACTTTTACACTAAAGTGAAGCAAAGGTGTGGCATCATGTGCGGGTGTCTAGGAGACAAcgggtgagggaggagggagcagaggcaCATAAATGAACAGTATGACAGAAAGCTGCTAGTGTTTAGCAACTTCTCTGgtgatggagacactggaggaagctgaactGTGCTTTCCACTGTTCAACAACTCATGCAAGAAGCGCCCACGCAGTCAAACCGAGGCCTTGCTCATCTATACACTGATGCCCTGCTTTTCTCTGAtcactgtggttctcaacctgctggtcatcatctccatctcccacttcaggcacaaACAAATGTCCTATATATTGTTGCAGTGAGACTCAGTTGCATCCTTGTGGTTCAAGGATCCCTttgatattatattatttgaacATATCCTTGGAACTTAGTTCTAGATAAAAAATATCCTGCTAAAGCTCTTATTTCTATTACACTGTTGTTGTAATTGTTTGTAATATTAAATAATGCtattctctccctccaggcagctccacactcccaccaacctcctcctactctctctggctgtgtctgatTTCCTCGTTGGTCTCCTTGCAGGGCCATTTCAGATTCTTTTAGTTGAACCCTGCTGGTTGTTGGGTGACCTGGCATGTGTTCTGTGCACGGTTCTACCTTTTATTAGTGTTCCTGCCACCGCGGGTAACATGATCCTCATATCAGTTGACCGTTACGTGGCCGTCTGTGACCCTTTACGTTACCCCACAAAATTCACTCAAAAGACAGTTAAAGTCCTTATTCTCCTGTGTTGGGCTTTCTCTGCTCTCTATAACCTTCTGTTTTTATGTGATAACCTGAGGCAATTAGGCAGGTTTAACTCCTGTTATGGAGAATGTGTGATTACTATAAATGGTACTGTTGATCTAGTGATGAGATTTATTATTCCCATCTcatccatcatcatcctgtatgtgagggtgtttgtggtggctgtgtctcaagctcgttccatgcgctcccactTTACAGGTGTTAAACTGCAGCATTCATTGAttgtgactgttcagaggtcagagctgaaagcagccagaacTCTGGGtgtagttgttgctgtgtttctcatGTGTTACTGTCCATATTACAGCATTTCGCTGTCTGGCTATAACCTCATGACGAGTTCTTCAACAAACATTGTTATGTTTATCATGGTAGTATTTAACTCCTGTCTGAATCCTGTGATTTATGCCTTTGTCTATCCGTGGTTCAGAAAATGTATCAAACTTATTGTTACCCTTCAGATACTGAAGTCTCGTTCTTGTTACACCAAAGTACTGTAATAAACTTTTAATgatcataaaaaacacaaatgtgaagCAGTTCTTGTCTATAACATACATATCTTAGTGAAGAGTTGTGGTGTAGTATGATGTAAGCTCAGGTGGCACTAAATAT from Betta splendens chromosome 7, fBetSpl5.4, whole genome shotgun sequence encodes:
- the LOC114859414 gene encoding trace amine-associated receptor 9-like, with amino-acid sequence MLFSPSRQLHTPTNLLLLSLAVSDFLVGLLAGPFQILLVEPCWLLGDLACVLCTVLPFISVPATAGNMILISVDRYVAVCDPLRYPTKFTQKTVKVLILLCWAFSALYNLLFLCDNLRQLGRFNSCYGECVITINGTVDLVMRFIIPISSIIILYVRVFVVAVSQARSMRSHFTGVKLQHSLIVTVQRSELKAARTLGVVVAVFLMCYCPYYSISLSGYNLMTSSSTNIVMFIMVVFNSCLNPVIYAFVYPWFRKCIKLIVTLQILKSRSCYTKVL